A window of the Dyadobacter pollutisoli genome harbors these coding sequences:
- a CDS encoding DUF433 domain-containing protein, with protein MGNYLERINIDEAVCNGKPTIRGYRITVKTILEYLAAGESYGNILEAYPFLEEADIRACIQFAAKTMDTEHHSMIAA; from the coding sequence ATGGGAAACTATCTTGAAAGAATCAACATCGATGAAGCAGTTTGTAATGGCAAACCGACGATAAGGGGCTACCGCATTACTGTGAAGACGATTCTGGAATATCTCGCAGCTGGTGAAAGTTATGGCAACATTTTAGAGGCATATCCTTTTCTGGAAGAAGCGGATATTAGAGCATGCATTCAGTTTGCAGCAAAAACCATGGATACAGAGCATCACTCCATGATCGCAGCTTAA
- a CDS encoding ATP-dependent DNA ligase, producing MKQFAELFMNLDRTNKTNAKVELMKNYFLTASDEDKLWALTLFTGRRPSFKVNRTMVKEWAAQEAAIPMWLFQESYQSVGDLGETISLLLPRNQNFASDRSLTEWFRYLGLLPGMTDGEKHDHIVQAWMQLSQHETFVFNKLLMGSFRIGVSQTLVVRALAEATETDSNVIAHRVMGQWDPRDTTFEKLILDKGENDNASRPYPFFLAYPIEGEVSDLGEPDDWFAEWKWDGIRSQIIYRNNELFIWTRGEELSTEKFPELHFLSEVLPNGTVLDGEIVSYMDDKPMPFNVLQTRIGRKNLSKKVLEEAPVAFLAYDILEANGIDIRGLTQEQRRAELELVHQNVPKQFVFNLSPLIDFREWPVLRELHGLSRQNIAEGFMIKRKNSTYQVGRKKGDWWKWKINPLSVDAVLIYAQKGSGRRAELFTDYTFAVWGDDGKLVPFAKAYSGLTDVEIGQVDYFIKRNILEKFGPVRTVKPELVFEIGFEGINESSRHKSGIAVRFPRILRWRKDKKAEEADTLEGLKGILEMYK from the coding sequence ATGAAACAATTCGCGGAACTTTTCATGAACCTGGACCGTACCAACAAGACCAATGCAAAGGTGGAGTTGATGAAAAACTATTTCCTCACTGCGTCGGACGAGGATAAGCTTTGGGCGTTAACACTTTTTACTGGCAGAAGGCCGTCGTTTAAAGTAAACCGAACGATGGTCAAAGAATGGGCCGCACAGGAGGCTGCGATCCCAATGTGGCTATTTCAGGAAAGCTACCAAAGTGTGGGGGATTTGGGAGAAACAATTTCATTGCTTTTGCCACGAAATCAGAATTTCGCTTCCGATAGATCATTAACTGAATGGTTTCGCTATCTCGGGCTTTTGCCCGGCATGACGGACGGTGAAAAGCACGACCACATTGTGCAGGCCTGGATGCAATTGTCGCAGCACGAGACTTTTGTATTCAACAAACTTTTAATGGGCAGTTTCCGTATCGGGGTGTCGCAAACGCTGGTCGTAAGAGCATTGGCCGAAGCTACCGAGACGGATTCCAATGTGATCGCTCACCGGGTAATGGGGCAATGGGACCCGCGGGACACGACTTTTGAAAAGCTCATTTTAGACAAAGGAGAAAACGACAATGCGTCAAGACCTTATCCATTCTTTTTGGCCTACCCCATTGAAGGCGAAGTTTCGGATTTGGGAGAGCCTGACGACTGGTTTGCGGAATGGAAATGGGACGGTATCCGTTCGCAGATCATTTACAGGAACAATGAGTTATTTATCTGGACGAGGGGAGAGGAGTTGTCAACTGAGAAGTTTCCGGAACTACATTTCCTAAGTGAAGTGCTGCCGAATGGAACCGTGCTCGACGGCGAAATCGTGAGTTATATGGACGATAAGCCAATGCCATTCAATGTATTACAAACAAGGATTGGCCGAAAGAATCTGTCCAAAAAAGTGTTGGAAGAGGCACCGGTTGCTTTTCTGGCCTATGATATTTTGGAAGCGAATGGTATTGACATCAGAGGTTTGACGCAGGAACAGCGCCGTGCAGAACTGGAATTAGTCCATCAGAACGTACCAAAACAGTTTGTATTCAATTTGTCGCCGCTTATTGATTTCAGGGAATGGCCGGTGCTGCGCGAGCTACATGGACTTTCTCGGCAGAATATCGCGGAAGGCTTCATGATCAAGAGAAAAAACAGTACATATCAAGTTGGTCGCAAAAAGGGAGATTGGTGGAAGTGGAAGATCAATCCGCTAAGCGTGGATGCGGTACTTATTTATGCTCAGAAGGGTTCAGGGCGAAGGGCGGAGCTTTTTACAGATTATACTTTTGCAGTTTGGGGCGATGACGGGAAGCTAGTTCCGTTTGCAAAAGCATATTCGGGCCTCACCGATGTTGAAATCGGCCAGGTTGATTATTTTATCAAAAGAAATATATTAGAAAAATTCGGGCCGGTACGAACGGTGAAACCAGAGCTGGTCTTTGAAATTGGCTTTGAAGGAATCAATGAATCTTCCAGGCACAAGTCGGGCATCGCAGTACGGTTTCCGAGGATATTGCGGTGGAGGAAAGATAAAAAGGCCGAGGAAGCAGATACTTTGGAGGGTTTGAAGGGGATTTTGGAAATGTATAAGTGA
- a CDS encoding ligase-associated DNA damage response exonuclease, which yields MPAQPLLQFTGKSIYCTVADAHIDPWIPVDRAIITHAHSDHARWGSRHYLAHKDSEPILRLRLGQDISLQTVGYGEKFVINGVTFSLHPAGHIIGSAQVRVEYKGEVWVASGDYKLEDDHFATPFEPVKCNVFITESTFGLPIYKWQPQQEVYTEIDNWWALNKSEDKASILMGYSLGKMQRILKNIQLQDKIIYAHGAIYSLNERLRQAGFDLPELTLVTKETDRKLFKGSLILAPPSVDSSTWIKKFNPYSLGYCSGWMALRGAKNRRAVDQGFVMSDHVDWPDLNRAVKESEAEKVYVTHGYTSIFSRWLNENGIEAGEVNTMYGNEDENEEEETVQDAVVGQEGYQQHKDSLGGTESTNDQTETGA from the coding sequence ATGCCAGCACAGCCGCTTTTACAATTTACAGGAAAAAGTATATACTGCACCGTTGCAGACGCCCATATAGATCCGTGGATACCCGTGGACCGCGCGATCATCACACACGCACATAGTGACCATGCACGCTGGGGCAGCAGGCATTACCTGGCGCATAAGGATAGCGAACCCATTTTACGGCTGCGACTGGGGCAGGATATTTCATTGCAAACGGTGGGATATGGTGAGAAATTTGTGATCAACGGGGTCACTTTTTCACTGCATCCGGCCGGGCACATCATTGGTTCGGCGCAGGTACGGGTTGAATATAAAGGAGAGGTTTGGGTGGCGAGTGGGGACTATAAGCTGGAAGACGATCATTTTGCAACACCTTTTGAACCGGTGAAATGCAATGTATTTATAACGGAATCTACTTTCGGCTTACCTATTTATAAATGGCAGCCCCAGCAGGAAGTTTATACTGAGATTGATAACTGGTGGGCGCTGAATAAGTCGGAAGACAAAGCGAGTATTTTAATGGGCTATTCTTTGGGTAAAATGCAGCGGATCTTGAAAAATATTCAATTGCAAGACAAGATCATTTATGCACATGGAGCTATATATTCATTGAATGAGAGACTGAGGCAAGCCGGTTTCGATTTGCCGGAATTGACATTGGTAACAAAGGAAACAGACCGGAAATTATTTAAAGGTTCACTCATTTTGGCACCTCCGTCGGTGGATAGCAGTACGTGGATCAAGAAATTTAATCCTTATTCCCTAGGTTACTGCTCAGGCTGGATGGCTTTGCGTGGGGCGAAAAACCGTCGTGCAGTGGATCAGGGATTTGTGATGAGCGATCACGTGGATTGGCCGGATCTCAATCGGGCCGTAAAAGAATCAGAGGCGGAAAAGGTTTACGTAACGCACGGATATACCAGTATTTTTTCAAGATGGCTGAATGAGAACGGCATTGAGGCTGGTGAAGTGAATACGATGTACGGAAACGAGGATGAAAATGAAGAAGAGGAAACCGTCCAGGATGCGGTAGTAGGGCAAGAGGGTTATCAACAGCACAAAGATTCGCTGGGCGGTACAGAATCTACAAATGATCAAACCGAAACCGGCGCATGA
- a CDS encoding DUF5618 family protein, translating to MSKKSNEHVLPPAAEAARYLENARQILTEKAGKKDGLYADVKYVKMAAGTAYSAALLILDEYLKQKEGINFTKPKSIEDYTNRLRKHDKKLLRLLVNVYDELHIVGYYHGTRSVEIIQTGLANVTQMLTYI from the coding sequence ATGTCAAAGAAAAGCAATGAACATGTCCTTCCTCCTGCTGCCGAAGCTGCGAGGTATCTCGAAAATGCGCGCCAGATCCTGACCGAAAAAGCAGGCAAAAAGGACGGCTTGTATGCTGATGTTAAATACGTTAAAATGGCCGCTGGAACCGCCTACTCGGCTGCATTACTGATTCTTGACGAATATTTAAAACAAAAAGAGGGCATAAATTTCACCAAGCCGAAAAGTATCGAAGATTACACGAACCGGCTTCGGAAACATGACAAAAAACTTCTCAGGCTGCTGGTCAATGTTTATGACGAATTACATATCGTAGGTTATTATCACGGAACCCGATCGGTTGAAATCATTCAAACCGGACTAGCGAATGTAACACAAATGCTCACTTACATTTAA
- a CDS encoding ABC transporter substrate-binding protein, with protein MIKKSFLLPFFLFIILGCNTEKSSEKGKQLTDGSSRYIDKIEVKHAKGFTIEYFSNYKILNIVSSFEKSADTLQYVLLEKDTPRPDEYPNAQLIHIPVRSLVAMSSMHVGLLDFLGATDILTGLGTLQYVYSPKVIAMIKAGKVAEIGRDQGLNEEKLVEMHPDVVMTIGSPGGKTDHYQILKQAEIPVLVNSEWIEKTPLARAEWVKLMAALLNQEKLVNEKFGEIESEYNRLSKLAAGTDTKPSVISGLNTKDAWFLPSGDGYMAQFFRDAGADYHWSNAKSSGSLSLSFESVYPIALKADYWVNVGFGKNDTRKDILAQDSRYADFNAYKTGKMFSYNNMVNEQGSNDFFESGNVNPHVVLSDLVKIFHPELLPDHELVYYKQLK; from the coding sequence ATGATAAAAAAGTCCTTTCTGCTTCCATTTTTCCTATTCATTATTCTCGGTTGCAATACCGAAAAATCATCCGAGAAAGGCAAACAATTAACCGATGGCAGCAGCAGATACATTGATAAAATCGAGGTAAAGCATGCAAAAGGTTTTACAATCGAATATTTCTCCAATTACAAAATACTAAACATCGTCAGCTCCTTTGAAAAATCGGCTGATACTTTACAATATGTTTTACTGGAAAAAGATACCCCGCGACCTGACGAATATCCAAATGCACAGCTGATCCACATTCCGGTCCGCAGCCTGGTGGCCATGTCGTCGATGCATGTGGGGCTGCTTGATTTTCTCGGTGCGACGGACATTCTTACGGGCCTTGGCACTTTGCAGTATGTTTATTCCCCCAAAGTTATTGCGATGATCAAGGCTGGTAAAGTGGCGGAAATAGGTCGTGACCAGGGATTGAATGAAGAGAAATTAGTAGAAATGCATCCCGATGTGGTCATGACCATCGGCAGTCCGGGCGGCAAAACCGATCACTATCAGATACTGAAGCAGGCAGAGATCCCAGTGTTGGTTAACTCCGAATGGATAGAAAAAACACCGCTGGCACGTGCAGAATGGGTCAAACTGATGGCAGCGTTGCTCAACCAGGAAAAGCTGGTCAACGAGAAATTTGGGGAAATTGAATCAGAATATAACCGGCTTAGCAAACTTGCTGCTGGTACCGACACAAAACCTTCCGTCATTTCCGGCCTGAATACCAAAGACGCATGGTTTTTGCCCAGCGGAGACGGCTATATGGCTCAATTTTTCAGAGATGCCGGGGCGGATTATCATTGGAGCAACGCCAAGTCGTCAGGTAGCTTGTCACTCAGTTTTGAATCCGTATACCCGATTGCTTTAAAAGCAGATTATTGGGTCAATGTTGGTTTTGGAAAAAACGATACTCGTAAGGACATTCTGGCTCAGGATTCCCGATACGCTGATTTCAATGCATATAAAACCGGCAAAATGTTCAGCTACAACAACATGGTGAATGAACAGGGCTCCAATGATTTTTTCGAGTCGGGCAATGTAAATCCGCACGTAGTCCTTTCCGACCTGGTCAAAATATTCCATCCTGAACTGCTGCCCGATCACGAACTGGTTTATTACAAACAGCTGAAATGA
- a CDS encoding FecCD family ABC transporter permease: MMALSEKPTLVSPPLSGSEKNRSALLTLLAVLAVIFFILDIMLGSVAIPFREVFKIIFLHESDNQAWLFIIEKIRVPKALTAVLVGCGLSVSGLQMQTLFRNPLAGPSELGITAGAGLGVAAVMLAGGSSASIYAISQLGIPGSWLIIAMASLGSALVLSLILLIAARIRDNVILLIVGVMIGTITLSIISIWQYFSQPEQLQEYIMWTFGSLGGVTRYHLYVLSAVVIFGLLLAYSASKSLNALLLGENYARSMGLSIGRTRLIIMASTSLLTGSITAFCGPIGFIGIAIPHITRSLLGTANHRVLIPGTCLMGTVLMLVCDIIAQLPGTQTVIPINVVTSLLGAPVVIWIIISRNNLRSSFS; encoded by the coding sequence ATGATGGCGCTATCAGAAAAGCCGACATTGGTATCACCGCCATTATCCGGATCGGAGAAAAACCGCAGCGCGCTTCTGACGCTTCTCGCAGTCCTGGCGGTTATTTTCTTTATTCTGGACATTATGCTCGGATCGGTTGCAATTCCATTTCGTGAGGTTTTCAAAATCATTTTCCTTCATGAATCCGATAATCAGGCCTGGCTTTTTATCATTGAAAAAATTCGCGTTCCTAAGGCACTAACCGCCGTCTTGGTAGGCTGCGGGCTGTCCGTAAGTGGCTTACAAATGCAGACATTGTTCCGAAACCCATTGGCTGGACCTTCCGAACTCGGCATTACCGCCGGAGCGGGGCTGGGCGTAGCGGCAGTGATGCTCGCGGGAGGCAGTAGTGCTAGCATTTACGCGATCAGCCAACTAGGCATTCCGGGAAGCTGGCTCATCATTGCTATGGCTTCACTTGGTTCAGCATTGGTGCTATCGCTAATATTGCTAATCGCGGCCAGGATCAGGGATAATGTAATATTGCTCATCGTTGGCGTCATGATAGGCACCATTACCCTTTCAATTATCAGTATTTGGCAATATTTCAGCCAACCGGAACAATTGCAGGAATACATTATGTGGACATTCGGGTCGCTGGGCGGGGTAACCCGTTATCATTTATATGTGCTCAGCGCCGTGGTCATTTTCGGACTTCTCCTTGCTTACAGCGCATCCAAGTCTTTGAATGCACTGCTACTTGGCGAAAATTACGCAAGAAGCATGGGCCTATCGATCGGCAGGACAAGGCTGATTATCATGGCCAGTACCAGTCTGCTAACGGGAAGCATAACCGCTTTCTGTGGGCCTATTGGCTTTATCGGCATCGCCATTCCGCACATTACCCGGTCTTTGTTGGGAACTGCCAATCACCGGGTCCTCATCCCCGGCACCTGCCTGATGGGAACCGTTTTAATGCTCGTATGTGACATTATCGCTCAGTTGCCCGGCACCCAAACGGTCATCCCAATCAATGTAGTTACTTCATTACTGGGCGCTCCGGTAGTTATCTGGATCATTATCAGTCGTAATAACCTTCGTTCTTCTTTCTCATGA
- a CDS encoding ABC transporter ATP-binding protein: MSGAFPLLETRNLTIGYSTKKSTRVIAEKLNLKLWPGQLVCLLGSNGAGKSTLMRTLAGLQHVLVGEVIINQHLLSALKAGELAKKLSLVLTERIEAGNLTAKEVIELGRTPYTGWLGKLTELDQQKIQQAIVSADVIPLLNQRMHQLSDGERQKIMLARALAQDTGLILLDEPTAHLDLPNRVEMMRLLHTLARQTNKAILLSTHELDLALQAADNLWLMQPDGKLVTGVPEDLVLSGAFESAFAKTGFFFDNATGTFTIHHDPGSLNIALSGDPKMVFWTRRALQREGFRSNQHEDFQFQIVANPDNGTAVWEFSNGEFASKFTTIETLIDSVKSAINKYSTT; encoded by the coding sequence ATGAGTGGCGCTTTTCCTCTTCTTGAAACCCGGAACCTGACGATCGGCTACAGCACCAAAAAATCGACCAGGGTTATTGCCGAAAAATTGAATCTGAAATTGTGGCCGGGACAGCTGGTGTGTCTTCTTGGCTCGAATGGTGCCGGAAAATCTACCCTTATGAGGACGTTGGCCGGCTTGCAGCATGTTCTGGTCGGCGAAGTGATCATTAACCAACATTTGCTTTCTGCATTAAAAGCAGGGGAGCTTGCAAAAAAATTAAGCCTCGTTCTCACCGAAAGGATCGAAGCGGGCAACCTGACGGCCAAAGAGGTAATCGAACTTGGCAGGACCCCGTATACCGGTTGGCTGGGAAAATTAACTGAATTGGATCAACAAAAAATACAGCAGGCCATTGTTTCTGCCGATGTGATTCCTTTGCTAAACCAGCGAATGCACCAGTTGAGCGACGGAGAGCGGCAAAAGATAATGCTGGCTCGTGCGCTGGCGCAGGATACCGGACTGATTTTACTCGACGAGCCCACAGCCCATTTGGATTTGCCAAACCGTGTCGAAATGATGCGTTTGTTGCATACATTGGCCAGACAAACCAACAAGGCTATTTTACTAAGTACGCACGAACTGGATTTGGCTTTGCAGGCAGCCGACAACCTCTGGCTGATGCAACCCGATGGCAAACTGGTCACAGGAGTACCCGAAGATCTGGTACTGAGCGGTGCTTTCGAATCTGCGTTTGCTAAAACAGGTTTCTTTTTTGACAATGCAACCGGTACTTTCACGATCCATCACGATCCCGGCTCCCTGAATATTGCGCTCTCCGGGGATCCAAAAATGGTTTTCTGGACTAGAAGAGCATTACAAAGAGAAGGTTTTCGAAGCAATCAACACGAAGATTTTCAGTTCCAAATCGTCGCCAATCCAGACAACGGGACCGCCGTTTGGGAATTTTCAAATGGAGAATTCGCCTCAAAATTTACTACCATTGAAACGCTGATTGATTCTGTCAAGTCGGCCATAAACAAATACTCGACCACATGA